A genomic stretch from Candidatus Methanomethylophilaceae archaeon includes:
- a CDS encoding ABC transporter ATP-binding protein yields MANMEVDGVGFSHGKRRILDGITFGASKGEVLGILGQNGSGKTTLLNCIRSEYSPDRGKVVLTDLSQDIAGFLGEIDVRNLSDRDRSRVMAVVEQNSSMNFPFTVMEVVRMGRYSRSGILDEGSESEIEVICSAMESVGVLEFSARGVDELSGGEWRRVMIAQALAQEPEILLLDEPTLHLDINHQFDLMDLCREIASERGMLVVIVTHDLQLAARYCDRIIVMKGGVIESMGTAEEVITPEMIRKVFGMRARVGYDEEMGGISVTLIGRDRQSRRRNPDISWYNRNIRKF; encoded by the coding sequence ATGGCCAATATGGAAGTGGACGGTGTCGGATTCTCGCACGGCAAAAGGAGGATATTGGACGGGATCACATTCGGAGCTTCCAAAGGCGAGGTCCTCGGCATATTGGGCCAGAACGGATCGGGAAAGACCACTCTGCTGAATTGCATCAGATCTGAGTACAGCCCCGACAGAGGGAAGGTGGTTCTGACCGATCTGTCCCAGGACATAGCCGGATTCCTCGGGGAGATCGACGTCCGCAACCTATCCGACCGCGACCGCTCCAGGGTGATGGCCGTGGTGGAACAGAACTCTTCCATGAACTTCCCGTTCACCGTCATGGAGGTGGTCAGGATGGGCAGGTATTCCCGCTCAGGGATTCTCGACGAAGGCTCCGAATCCGAGATCGAAGTGATATGCTCCGCGATGGAATCCGTCGGAGTCCTGGAGTTCAGCGCCCGCGGAGTCGATGAACTATCAGGAGGCGAATGGAGGAGGGTCATGATCGCCCAGGCTTTGGCTCAGGAGCCGGAGATACTTCTCCTGGACGAGCCCACGCTCCATCTGGACATCAATCATCAGTTCGATCTCATGGACCTCTGCAGGGAGATAGCGTCGGAGCGCGGGATGCTGGTGGTCATCGTGACCCACGATCTGCAGCTGGCCGCGAGGTATTGCGACCGGATCATCGTGATGAAAGGCGGCGTCATCGAGTCCATGGGCACCGCGGAAGAGGTCATAACCCCCGAGATGATACGCAAAGTCTTCGGCATGAGGGCGAGGGTCGGCTATGACGAGGAGATGGGCGGCATCTCGGTGACTCTGATAGGCAGGGACAGGCAGAGCCGACGACGGAATCCTGATATTTCCTGGTATAACAGAAATATAAGGAAATTTTAG
- a CDS encoding iron ABC transporter permease: protein MAEDALRKRAVELDGKRRRRSLLAVLVLTAALALGYVLCITIGSVRMPLADVWAALTGNANWADEMIVCDIRAPRVACAALVGAALSLSGLAMQALFRNPMASPSVLGISSGASFGAAFHIAYGSAIILSSFGTMLCAFGMAMATMLLVYGLAYKKAGGVQTTMLLLAGMAVSALFSGFTSMIEFFSDADTVTSIVFWMLGSFDGRSWSDLRIMLPPIILGIALVAFNARALNLMTAGESKAKALGVNVRRVRLMVLIGSSVLVATCVSFCGVIGFVGLIVPHIFRTLVGPDHRRLVPICLLGGAVFLMLVDTFARGAMPPYELPVGTVTSVIGAPFFLWILRSRKNEVWRS from the coding sequence ATGGCAGAGGACGCGCTGAGAAAGAGGGCAGTGGAGCTGGACGGCAAGAGGAGGCGCAGGTCTCTTCTCGCGGTCTTGGTTCTGACCGCGGCTCTTGCTCTGGGCTACGTCCTCTGCATTACCATAGGGTCGGTCCGCATGCCTCTCGCGGATGTGTGGGCCGCCCTGACCGGAAATGCGAACTGGGCCGATGAGATGATCGTCTGCGATATCCGCGCCCCCAGGGTGGCCTGCGCCGCTCTTGTGGGAGCCGCGCTGTCGCTGAGCGGTCTGGCCATGCAGGCCCTGTTCCGCAACCCGATGGCCTCCCCGTCGGTGCTCGGGATATCCTCCGGAGCGTCCTTCGGGGCGGCGTTTCACATTGCTTACGGTTCCGCTATCATCCTCTCGTCATTCGGGACGATGCTCTGCGCATTCGGGATGGCGATGGCCACGATGCTGCTCGTGTACGGGCTCGCCTACAAGAAAGCTGGCGGGGTGCAGACCACGATGCTCCTCCTGGCCGGGATGGCGGTGAGCGCTCTGTTCAGCGGATTCACATCGATGATAGAGTTCTTCTCCGACGCCGACACCGTAACCTCAATCGTGTTCTGGATGCTCGGAAGCTTCGACGGCAGGAGCTGGAGCGACTTGAGGATCATGCTTCCGCCAATTATCTTAGGCATAGCGCTGGTGGCTTTCAACGCCCGCGCGCTAAATCTCATGACCGCCGGAGAATCCAAAGCGAAGGCTCTGGGCGTGAACGTCAGAAGGGTGCGTCTGATGGTTCTGATAGGGTCGTCCGTGCTTGTGGCCACCTGCGTGTCCTTCTGCGGCGTGATAGGGTTCGTCGGGCTCATCGTACCGCACATCTTCAGGACGCTCGTCGGGCCGGACCACAGGAGGCTGGTGCCGATATGCCTGCTGGGCGGGGCCGTCTTCCTGATGCTCGTGGATACGTTCGCCCGCGGGGCCATGCCTCCATACGAGCTCCCTGTGGGAACGGTGACCTCTGTGATCGGAGCCCCATTCTTCCTATGGATTCTCCGCTCCAGGAAGAACGAGGTCTGGAGGAGCTGA